From the Coffea eugenioides isolate CCC68of unplaced genomic scaffold, Ceug_1.0 ScVebR1_162;HRSCAF=658, whole genome shotgun sequence genome, one window contains:
- the LOC113755618 gene encoding uncharacterized protein LOC113755618, which yields MPLPLSEHASLYGKKKAEVVRQLHEKARANIEKRTEQFAKHANKGRRQLLFEPGDWVWLHMRKERFPEKRLSKLMPHGDGPFQILAKVNDNAYQLDLPGEYGVSSTFNVADLLPFDVGDDFDLRTNPSQEEGNDEEPPRPQVVTSQGSSTNDLHAPSINPRPMTRARARKMRENLQIVHTRIGRIQEAKHMMVSLLQVHEEASDY from the coding sequence ATGCCCTTACCCTTGAGTGAGCATGCTAGCCTTTATGGTAAGAAAAAGGCCGAAGTGGTGAGACAACTGCATGAGAAGGCACGAGCAAACATTGAGAAACGCACGGAGCAATTTgccaaacatgcaaacaaggGACGTAGGCAACTACTGTTCGAACCAGGAGACTGGGTGTGGCTACACATGCGCAAGGAGCGTTTTCCTGAGAAGAGGCTAAGCAAGTTGATGCCCCATGGAGATGGGCCCTTTCAAATCCTTGCCAAAGTCAACGACAACGCCTACCAACTTGACCTTCCAGGTGAGTACGGTGTTAGCTCTACTTTCAATGTTGCTGACTTACTTCCATTTGATGTAGGTGACGActtcgatttgaggacaaatccttctcaagaggaggggaatgatgaggaACCACCAAGACCTCAAGTCGTCACTTCACAAGGCTCGAGTACGAATGATCTACATGCACCATCAATAAACCCTAGACCAATGACTCGAGCAAGAGCAAGAAAGATGCGTGAGAACCTCCAAATTGTTCATACACGCATTGGAAGGATTCAAGAGGCTAAACACATGATGGTGAGCCTACTCCAAGTCCATGAAGAAGCCTCAGATTACTAG